From the Microplitis mediator isolate UGA2020A chromosome 6, iyMicMedi2.1, whole genome shotgun sequence genome, one window contains:
- the LOC130670339 gene encoding persulfide dioxygenase ETHE1, mitochondrial has translation MSKLIGKCINILTINIKRHCVTKITRKCLSNVQYHKDDTLTEPIPHSKDFFFRQLFDITSSTYTYLLADILKREAVLIDPVVDLAERDAKLIRELGLKLKYAINTHMHADHITGTGKLKSILPGCKSIISRRSGAQADILLEPHDSINFGRHQLEALPTPGHTEGCVTYVCREQGIAFTGDTLLIRGCGRTDFQGGSSEILYESVHTVIFNLPSNFRVYPAHDYTGRTVTTVAEERILNPRLSKSKDEFIKIMNNLNLPYPKMIDKAVPANKVCGIYEYQTEKEE, from the exons ATGTCAAAATTAATTGGTAaatgtattaatattttaacaataaatattaagcgACACTGTGTTACCAAAATCACCCGGAAGTGTCTGTCAAATGTACAATATCACAAGGATGACACTTTAACAGAGCCAATACCTCATTccaaagacttttttttccgccag ctATTTGACATAACTTCtagtacatatacatatttattagcAGATATATTAAAAAGAGAAGCGGTTTTAATAGATCCAGTTGTAGACTTGGCTGAAAGAGATGCTAAATTAATCAGAGAACTAGGATTAAAACTCAAATAcgcaa tAAACACCCACATGCATGCTGATCATATAACAGGAACaggtaaattaaaatcaatattacCTGGTTGTAAATCAATTATATCGCGACGTAGTGGTGCGCAAGCGGATATTTTGCTTGAACCACatgattcaattaattttggaCGACATCAATTAGAAGCTTTACCAACTCCAGGTCATACAGAAG GTTGCGTGACGTACGTGTGTCGTGAACAGGGTATCGCATTTACTGGAGATACTCTATTAATACGTGGATGTGGTAGAACAGACTTCCAG gGTGGCTCATCAGAAATTCTTTATGAATCAGTACACACggtgatatttaatttaccgTCAAACTTCCGGGTTTATCCAGCTCATGATTATACAGGTCGTACTGTAACTACAGTTGCTGAAGAACGTATTTTAAATCCACGACTTAGTAAATCTaaagatgaatttatcaaGATTATGAACAACTTAAATCTTCCTTATCCTAAGATGATTg ACAAAGCCGTACCAGCAAACAAAGTTTGTGGCATTTACGAGTATCAAACAGAGAAAGAAGAATAA
- the LOC130670343 gene encoding 40S ribosomal protein S19-like, producing MPSVTLLDVDQHKFVKAFASFLKKTGKMRVPECMDIIKSGQFKELAPYDPDWYFTRCASLVRHIYIRSPIGVGAVTKIFGGRKRNGTHPSHFCKSSGGLARRALQSLEQLKLIEKAPLGGRKLTSQGRRDLDRIAAQVKAKSKKQLKLQETLVL from the exons aTGCCGTCTGTAACTTTGCTGGACGTTGATCAACACAAATTCGTGAAAGCTTTTGCAagctttttaaaaaa aactggTAAAATGCGCGTACCAGAATGTATGGACATAATAAAATCAGGTCAATTCAAGGAATTAGCACCATATGATCCTGATTGGTATTTCACACGTTGCGCATCTCTCGTTCGTCATATTTACATCCGCAGTCCCATTGGTGTTGGTGCGGTAACAAAAATATTCGGTGGACGTAAACGTAATGGAACACACCCCAGCCACTTTTGCAAGTCTTCAGGCGGCCTTGCACGTAGAGCTCTTCAAAGTTTGGAGCAACTTAAACTTATCGAAAAAGCTCCCCTCGGTGGTCGTAAACTCACCAGCCAGGGACGCCGTGATTTAGACCGTATTGCTGCTCAGGTGAAAgctaaaagtaaaaaacaattgaaacTTCAAGAAACTCTCGTTCTTTAA